A window from Calliopsis andreniformis isolate RMS-2024a unplaced genomic scaffold, iyCalAndr_principal scaffold0001, whole genome shotgun sequence encodes these proteins:
- the LOC143186489 gene encoding uncharacterized protein LOC143186489, protein MDHKPITFAFQLKPEKCSPRQFRYFDFIGQFSTDIRHVAGKDNMVADVSSRIDEIEEFLKYEELAKAQETNKELQTCLREDGFYALRLKKVRIPGASSLLFCDVSTCPVRPFITKTFHRAAVVTVHRLVHPGINATVKLMSDRYMWSSIKPNCRRWARACIPCQRSKVSKHVHSPLGQFSFSGMRVTDITYPVLTTSRDDRRRWRVHFITGGSRALGPLCECQRTRGGNSSPTSNSMVERFRQLKTAIRCHQEFQWTKVFPTILLGVCAAWRENIKTAAELVYGETLRLSGEFLSPRRAEIDHEAADFVKELRRYFHLAITDEVFVRNDTVKSMLQLPYDGPLKVVSRDPKNFAIDTTDKFVTEPASVLVPQQEFRTTRSGRQVRFPDRLRIARHKKYYVLYCNLLLCRFTVLVS, encoded by the exons atGGACCATAAGCCAATCACATTCGCCTTCCAACTGAAACCAGAGAAATGTTCTCCGAGACAATTTAGGTATTTCGATTTCATTGGACAATTTTCAACTGACATCAGACATGTAGCCGGTAAGGACAACATGGTTGCAGATGTTTCGTCCAGAATTGACGAGATAGAAGAATTCCTAAAATATGAAGAGCTGGCTAAAGCACAGGAGACAAACAAGGAACTTCAAACGTGTTTGCGCGAAGATGGGTTCTACGCACTACGTTTGAAGAAAGTTAGGATTCCTGGTGCAAGCAGTTTGCTTTTTTGTGATGTGTCGACGTGTCCGGTGAGACCTTTTATTACGAAAACATTTCACCGCGCCGCTGTTGTCACAGTCCATAGACTGGTGCATCCAGGAATTAATGCAACGGTAAAGTTAATGTCGGATCGGTACATGTGGTCGTCAATTAAACCGAACTGTAGACGCTGGGCGCGGGCGTGCATACCGTGTCAGCGTTCGAAAGTATCTAAGCATGTGCATTCGCCGCTTGGACAATTTTCTTTCTCAGGAAT GAGGGTTACAGATATTACCTACCCTGTGTTGACCACTTCACGCGATGACCGACGACGGTGGCGCGTGCATTTTATAACGGGTGGATCGCGCGCTTTGGGACCCCTTTGCGAGTGTCAACGGACTAGGGGAGGCAATTCCAGTCCTACCT CGAACAGTATGGTGGAACGATTTCGCCAGTTAAAGACTGCCATTCGTTGCCACCAAGAGTTCCAGTGGACAAAGGTTTTTCCCACCATATTGCTGGGCGTATGCGCAGCCTGGCGGGAAAATATTAAGACAGCAGCAGAATTGGTGTATGGTGAGACGCTACGTTTATCTGGCGAATTTCTATCGCCACGACGAGCCGAGATCGATCACGAGGCGGCTGATTTCGTTAAAGAACTGCGTCGGTATTTCC ATTTGGCGATCACCGACGAAGTTTTCGTCAGGAACGATACTGTAAAGAGCATGTTACAGTTACCATACGATGGGCCGCTTAAAGTTGTCTCCCGAGATCCAAAGAATTTTGCTATAGATACTACGGACAAATTTGTAACG GAACCAGCATCAGTACTTGTTCCGCAACAGGAGTTTAGAACTACACGCTCCGGAAGACAAGTTAGGTTTCCGGATAGATTACGTATAGcaaga CATAAGAAGTATTatgtattgtattgtaatttactGTTATGTAGGTTTACAGTTTTGGTGTCGTGA